One window of Flavobacterium dauae genomic DNA carries:
- a CDS encoding flavin reductase family protein yields MLSIDPKELTAVQTQAYLQGAVGPRPIAFASTVDEEGNPNLSPFSFFNLFSSNPPILVFSPARRVRNNTVKHTLLNCKATKEVVVNIANYDMVQQLSLASTEYGDGVDEFIKSGFTKLPSDVVKPFRVAESPVQLECKVNDIIALGDQGGAGNMIICEVVKIHISEDVLDGKGGIDQHKIDLIARMGGNWYTRATPGLFEVEKPLTTLGIGVDAIPDDAKKSGIFAGNDLGILGNVEVLPTADEVEAFLNENPEITNWVNNNNRELIYKKAKAFLSLNQVSKAWKTILAIKK; encoded by the coding sequence ATGTTAAGCATTGACCCAAAAGAACTAACAGCAGTACAAACACAAGCATATCTTCAGGGAGCCGTTGGCCCACGCCCAATTGCATTTGCAAGTACGGTTGATGAAGAGGGAAATCCGAATTTATCGCCTTTTAGTTTTTTTAATCTGTTTAGTTCCAACCCGCCTATTCTGGTTTTTTCGCCGGCGCGTCGTGTGCGTAACAACACCGTAAAACATACGTTGTTAAACTGCAAAGCTACTAAAGAAGTGGTGGTAAACATTGCAAATTACGATATGGTGCAGCAACTTTCGTTAGCCTCTACAGAATATGGTGACGGAGTTGATGAATTTATAAAATCGGGCTTCACGAAACTGCCTTCTGATGTTGTGAAACCATTCCGTGTTGCCGAAAGTCCGGTACAGTTAGAATGTAAAGTGAACGATATTATTGCTTTGGGCGATCAGGGTGGTGCCGGAAATATGATTATTTGCGAAGTAGTAAAAATTCATATTTCTGAAGATGTTTTAGATGGTAAAGGTGGTATCGATCAGCATAAAATTGATTTAATTGCCCGTATGGGCGGCAACTGGTACACACGCGCTACACCTGGATTGTTTGAAGTAGAGAAACCACTAACCACTTTAGGAATTGGCGTTGATGCCATACCCGACGATGCCAAAAAAAGTGGTATATTTGCAGGGAACGATTTAGGTATTTTAGGCAATGTAGAAGTACTGCCAACTGCCGATGAAGTTGAAGCATTTTTAAACGAAAACCCTGAAATTACAAATTGGGTTAACAATAATAACAGAGAATTAATTTATAAAAAAGCTAAGGCATTTTTAAGTTTGAATCAAGTATCAAAGGCTTGGAAAACAATTTTAGCAATAAAAAAATAG
- a CDS encoding sensor histidine kinase: MSILKRSLYTRWFLLIFSLGILILILWNTYLLFQTFKHEERVKMEIWAESYKSINNADKNTDISLPLSVLSKNTTIPIILTFDTDSISNTSNLPEETATDKTLQRRLLNDLKSQNTPIEIQHPSGNQYVYYGNSSLITKLKYYPLALIAILSLFGLLVYSYFRATKMSAESKLWAGMAKETAHQIGTPLSSLLGWIEIMKLDNVDENIVDEIQKDVDRLQTIADRFSKIGSEPNLELLNIVEETKKSFDYLQSRSSKQIEFEFETNTDIVNLMLNPTLHSWTIENLIKNAIDAIKGKGKIKVEIKNNENNLQILVSDTGKGIPKNQFKKVFEPGFSTKKRGWGLGLSLTRRIVEKYHKGSIRVLKSEIGKGTVFSVLYRKLI, encoded by the coding sequence ATGTCAATACTTAAAAGAAGTTTGTACACCCGTTGGTTTCTGTTGATTTTTTCGTTGGGAATTTTAATTTTAATTCTTTGGAATACCTATTTGCTTTTCCAGACATTTAAGCATGAAGAACGTGTAAAAATGGAGATTTGGGCAGAATCTTATAAGAGCATAAATAACGCAGACAAAAATACCGATATAAGTTTACCTTTAAGCGTTTTAAGTAAAAATACCACGATACCTATTATTTTAACATTTGATACAGACAGTATTAGCAATACTTCAAATCTGCCAGAAGAAACCGCAACAGATAAAACGTTACAGCGACGATTACTTAATGATTTGAAATCGCAAAATACTCCCATTGAAATCCAGCACCCCAGCGGAAATCAATATGTTTATTACGGAAATTCGTCTTTAATTACCAAGTTAAAGTATTATCCATTGGCACTTATAGCAATATTATCACTTTTTGGTTTGTTGGTTTACAGTTATTTTCGTGCTACAAAAATGTCGGCAGAAAGTAAATTGTGGGCGGGTATGGCAAAAGAAACGGCACATCAAATCGGTACACCGCTTTCGTCGCTTTTAGGTTGGATCGAAATTATGAAGTTAGACAATGTTGATGAAAATATTGTTGATGAAATTCAAAAAGATGTAGATCGTTTACAGACGATTGCCGACCGTTTTTCTAAAATTGGATCTGAACCTAATCTGGAATTGCTGAATATTGTAGAAGAAACCAAAAAATCGTTTGATTATTTACAATCGCGCAGTTCTAAACAAATTGAATTTGAATTTGAAACCAATACGGATATTGTTAATTTGATGTTGAACCCTACTTTACACAGCTGGACTATTGAAAATTTGATTAAAAACGCCATTGATGCCATTAAAGGCAAAGGAAAAATTAAAGTGGAAATTAAAAACAACGAAAATAATTTGCAGATTTTAGTAAGCGATACCGGAAAAGGAATTCCTAAAAATCAATTCAAAAAAGTTTTTGAACCCGGTTTTTCGACCAAAAAACGCGGCTGGGGATTAGGACTTTCACTTACCCGACGAATTGTTGAAAAATATCATAAAGGATCAATCCGAGTTTTAAAATCTGAAATTGGTAAGGGAACCGTTTTTTCGGTTTTGTACAGAAAATTAATTTAG
- a CDS encoding aminopeptidase P family protein — protein sequence MKYHQIDRNLFIKNRKKFVAQMAPQSLAVFNSNDIYPVSADSTLPFAQHRDIFYLSGVDQEESILVLFPDAYEEKHREVLFLRETNEHIAIWEGEKLTKERAFEVSGIKTVYWLSDFPAIFRKMMVEAENVYINNNEHYRASVETETREDRFIKKMKNDFPGHQYLRSNPILQRLRSVKEPQEIALIQQACDITEKGFRRILGFVKPGIWEYEIEAEFAHEFLRNRSKGFAYTPIIASGNNANVLHYIENNQQCKDGDLILFDVAAEYANYASDLSRTIPVSGRYTARQREVYDAVLRCKKAAETMLVAGNNWYDYHKELGKVYTSELLGLGLLDKADVQNENPDWPAYKKYMMHGTSHHMGLDTHDYGILTDKFVEGMVFTNEPGFYIPAEGFGIRLEDDYVIQNQGLPLNLMKNIPLEADEIEELMNR from the coding sequence ATGAAATATCATCAAATAGACCGAAATCTTTTTATAAAAAACCGTAAAAAGTTTGTCGCTCAAATGGCTCCGCAAAGTTTAGCCGTATTTAATTCAAACGACATTTATCCGGTTTCTGCCGATTCTACGTTACCTTTTGCACAACATCGCGATATTTTTTATTTATCAGGCGTTGATCAAGAAGAATCTATTTTGGTACTTTTCCCGGATGCTTATGAAGAAAAACACCGTGAAGTATTGTTTCTGCGTGAAACCAACGAACACATTGCCATTTGGGAAGGCGAAAAACTGACTAAAGAACGTGCTTTTGAAGTTTCGGGTATTAAAACCGTTTATTGGTTATCGGATTTTCCTGCGATTTTTAGAAAAATGATGGTGGAAGCCGAAAATGTGTACATTAATAATAACGAACATTATCGTGCATCGGTTGAAACGGAAACTCGAGAAGATCGTTTTATCAAAAAAATGAAGAATGATTTTCCGGGACATCAATATTTAAGATCAAATCCCATTTTACAGCGTTTGCGCTCGGTAAAAGAACCACAGGAAATCGCTTTAATTCAGCAGGCTTGCGATATTACCGAGAAAGGTTTCCGCAGAATTTTAGGTTTTGTTAAACCCGGCATTTGGGAATACGAAATTGAAGCCGAGTTTGCACATGAATTTTTACGCAACCGTTCAAAAGGTTTTGCGTACACGCCGATTATTGCTTCAGGAAACAACGCGAATGTGTTGCATTACATTGAAAATAACCAACAGTGTAAAGACGGCGATTTAATTTTGTTTGATGTTGCGGCAGAATATGCAAATTACGCATCAGACTTGTCGAGAACCATTCCTGTAAGCGGTCGTTACACAGCTCGTCAACGCGAAGTGTACGATGCGGTTTTACGTTGTAAAAAAGCTGCCGAAACTATGTTAGTTGCTGGAAACAATTGGTACGATTATCATAAAGAATTAGGCAAAGTATACACTTCTGAATTATTAGGTTTAGGTTTGTTAGACAAAGCCGATGTACAAAACGAAAACCCGGACTGGCCGGCTTATAAAAAGTATATGATGCACGGAACTTCGCACCACATGGGATTAGATACGCACGATTACGGCATTTTAACCGATAAATTTGTTGAAGGTATGGTGTTTACAAACGAACCTGGTTTTTATATTCCTGCCGAAGGTTTTGGCATTCGTTTAGAAGATGATTATGTGATTCAAAATCAAGGTTTACCGCTAAATTTAATGAAAAACATTCCGTTGGAAGCGGATGAAATTGAAGAGTTGATGAATAGATAA